In Acipenser ruthenus chromosome 25, fAciRut3.2 maternal haplotype, whole genome shotgun sequence, the sequence CAGTCTAACAAGAGACGAAACGCCGCTGCCCGTGAGAGAGGACCATGAGACGCACCGGAAACGGAGGAACCGCAGAACCCCTTGAAAATATCCGAACCGTTTAGAATGCAAAGAAACGCAAGGAGTTCATGCGAGTAACACAACAAggacatgaaataataataataataataataataataataataataataccatgtgtttttgttttcgttATGTATGTATTTTGGTATGTATTTTTTAACTGTAATGGACCCTTTCATTGTAACGACTCGACGGgggtctgtctgcgtgtctgagTGATATTTGTGGTTCGTTTTACTGAACTCCAGCAGGTGAACTGGTTATGTACTGGGAAAATAACACTAATAAACACAGTTCAAAAATACTGTTTAACAAAAACAGTCAAATAAACGGGGCGAGACGTAAATTAAAGTGAAATAGCAAATGTTTGTATTTTCACAACTTGTCAAAAAATACGTTATCGCCATTAACATGCAAATCTCAGAACTATGGACACCTCgtttaaaagttttttattgTAATGGTTACAGCTTTACCCATACTTAAAAAAGTAACACGTGATTCTTTATGTTTCCTATTCCAACGAGCTTCTgtcttaaataaacaaattattccAGGGCGCGTTTAAAATATTCATTTGGGGTAGTGAGGGGACTGACCGGGTAAGTGGGTGTCGCTGGCCCTTTAAATGGCTCGCAAGCCCTAGGGCGCCCAATGGAACACCCACGTCAGCGAAGATTCTCTTTGTCCGACAAACGGGTTCCAGTCTTTAGGGCTGAACAGGAACTGAAGTGAAAAATACCCTGTGCGCTCTACCAGGGAGGACAGCAAAAAAATGGACATGCTGACAGATATGCGAGGAAAAGGGTCGTCAGGCGAACACGGGCTACAGTAAGCATCGATTATTACAGTCTGTGAGGCGTAATGTATAATAATCTTGGAGGGGGTGTAGGGCGTCAGCGGGTCTGGCAGATAATTAGCGCCTGAGCAGCAAGCAGCGAGCGCCGCAGAGAGTCTGTGCGTCTACCGCTGGGTATGGAACCAGGGCGGACGCGCCGCAGCGAAAGAACCGGGGCGATTTTAATTTTAACTATGGAGGGTGGAGCGGGTGATCTTGTGTAATTACCTCGCTACAGTGCTTGAGGGGTTATTGAATGATTCTGCGTGTTTTTCTCTGTCcctatgttattttctttcaGATTTGATACACATTAAGCGGGCGTTGGTTTTGTCTTGATCATACCCACGGGCACCGCCTGCCTGCCTTGCTAAATAATGACGTCGgcttaaaacattgttttaagaTCTACATATAATATAGGCGCACAGCAATGTTATTGAAACCCCGCTGACGTGGAGCGCATGATGGCGTGTGAGTGCGCGGTGTTTCCTCGTTGTATTTGAATGTATTATATCTGCCCCGggtttataaatgtgttttttggttttcgTTTCGCGATTTGGTTTCATGCAGAGAGCGCCACACTGGTGCCAAACGTCGCGCCGCTGTGTGCCTGTGCTTCCGTCTCTAAACTATAACTAACCAAACAAAAACCGAACGCGAGTAATacgtaataacatttaaaaaaatagagagATGTGCATTTTATTACTGAGCTAAAtttgcaacataaaaaaaaacggctctatttttttttatataggtttgttttatttgggcTTGTGCGCGCATATAATGCTGCAGAAGGAGACCCATGCATCGCTGCCACGGTAGTCCTATTAATACTCTCCCTATTTTTGCTGAAGACGAGCTGTCTGTTCCCAGGAGCCCGACTCTGGCGCGGGTCGGGTGTTGCTGCTCCCcaatcaaatatatttttaaatgcctcCTGACTGACAGCTCCAGCAGCCAATCACAGTGGACGCCGAGGCTGTCGCAGCGCAGCGCTGTGTGGGCGGAGACTCGATATTCTCACGTATAGCGTTCTGTGTTGCTGCCTGCCTTCAGTGAATGCAGCTCAAACCTGCTTGTGTCAGTGCAGGGTTCTACGAGTGTTCTGGTTGGTCACTTTGTGTATCTGAATATAAaacctccctccctgtctctctcccgcAGGGGGCAGCAGCGTGTTccctgcagcagctcctccccctctgagATCTCCTCGTCCCACCAGAgccgtctcctgcagcagctggaCCAGCAGCGCCGGCAGGGCCTGTTCTGTGATTGCAGCGTGCTGGTGGAGGGACGGCTGTTCCAGGCTCACCGCAACGTGCTGTTCGCCAGCAGCGGCTACTTCCGCATGCTGCTGTCCAGCGGGGCCCAGGGTGGCGGAGCCCAGCCCGTCGGGGCGTCCTTCGAGGTCTTCTCCCCGGAGATCTTCTCCGTCATCCTGGACTTCGTGTACTCGGGCCGGCTGGAGCTGCGCAGCGACAACGTCATCGAGGTCATGAGCGCCGCCAGCTACCTGCAGATGACCGACGTCATCGGATACTGCAAGGGCTTCATCCGCTCCTCGCTGGACATCAGCGCCAAGGACGAGAAGGAGGacgaggagcagcagcagcagcagcgctacCCAGCGCCGTCCTCCGGCCACACGGGGGCGCCGCACGCCTCCTTCTCCTGCGCCACCTCCTGGCGCGTTCAGAACGGCAGCGGCGCCCAGCAGGATTACcgccaccagcagcagcagcaaaaggACCAGCCCCCGCCCCCCTCCAAGCACCCCCTGCCCCAGGAGGGGATGGAGTTCAGGCCAGGGAAGCCCCGCTCCAGCAGGCAGCCCCTGCACACCTCTCTGGGGGGGCTTGAGGG encodes:
- the zbtb8a gene encoding zinc finger and BTB domain-containing protein 8A isoform X1, which translates into the protein MDMLTDMRGKGSSGEHGLQGQQRVPCSSSSPSEISSSHQSRLLQQLDQQRRQGLFCDCSVLVEGRLFQAHRNVLFASSGYFRMLLSSGAQGGGAQPVGASFEVFSPEIFSVILDFVYSGRLELRSDNVIEVMSAASYLQMTDVIGYCKGFIRSSLDISAKDEKEDEEQQQQQRYPAPSSGHTGAPHASFSCATSWRVQNGSGAQQDYRHQQQQQKDQPPPPSKHPLPQEGMEFRPGKPRSSRQPLHTSLGGLEGDAAVLQFSPGSEGGGGGTAATGRKKKGWTPAPPPAALSPPDHKGAPPSSSSSSPSPSATSSSSSSKPKADKADELYATLPTIVGVVGLFNQDECPSMRFKCPFCTHTVKRKADLKRHLRCHTGERPYPCEACGKRFTRLEHLRSHFQTIHQAQKLICRKCKRHVTELSGRVVCEGTRRYRLCNDCLLETGCDTPGSANHSAAEPCFEDDEGLSWPMTDEDELAEDSGADLIIQEVEDSDEEMDRKEVKPVIG